Part of the Onthophagus taurus isolate NC chromosome 11, IU_Otau_3.0, whole genome shotgun sequence genome is shown below.
TGTTTTGTGACATAACCTTTAGCTAACCACGCGGTAGTAAATGTTTAAGTAAACAATAATGAATAGCAAATGTATAATTTCAACTAAAAGCCACAGTGTTATGACCTTTGAAGGAACTGAGGCACCTGTGGTGGAAGAAGGAATGCTTTTATTGTATAACAAGCAAGGTAAGCGAAACAGAAAATtatgtttgttttataaaataaaatttaatttttattccagCAAACTGTGTTATCCGAGTACCATTAAGCAAATCTATAAAAGATATGTTTAAGTTAGTGGAAACCAATGCTGGTACAAACAcaaaagatttgaagaaaacaaTGAAAACGAACGCGAGGATGATGCAGTTATAGAAAGTGCATACGCACCGCTACTGCAGCAAACATCAACCGATTCAACTGCACAAGGAACAGAGGAAACGTTGACGGAGCTTTTAATAGCAGAATATGCAAAGAGACCAGCTCTTTACAATGAGAGACTTCCTCTCGTAAACAGATCGAGGaatgtaaaaaaaagttagagtTGGAAGTGTATCATGCTTTAAATGGTAAAGCAtaacatattttatacataacatattaaaatttgagGACAGTTGACATGGGAGGAGGTAACTAGGAAATGGATGTACCTAAAAAAGGAGTATAAGAGACAGAAAAGCATTTTACACCGCTACATAAAAAGTGGTTGCAGCTACGAGGAAGCTGCCAAAATAATAGGAAAAACTTTATGGGTACATTTCaatgctttaaaatttatagaagATCATGATAATGATAGGTAATAAgatcatttctaaaaatatgtgtttatatttctatttttcttgttttttatatttctaaatattattatacttGGATTATATTGATATTCTTTTAGAACAACTGTCTCTAACGTGGAGGAATCGCTATCGAGGAGTTCAACATCCAGTACCGGTGAATCTGTGTCTGCTTCCTCACCACCTCTAACACCCGGTAATAGTGGACCATGTTTGAACACCCCATCACGAAAAGGTAAATATACTACGATATGCTATAAACATAATTTCAAGCgttatttttaaggaaaacGTAAAATAAGTGAGAACACAACAGCACTGGACGAATTAATTATGCATGAGGTGGAAAAAGGCCAAATGGACAGCACCGACCATTTTTGTAAGATATTAAGTTTGGagatgaagaaattaaatcctCGTCAGAAAGGAAAGCTCCAAATCAAATACATATTTAGAACTATTACATAATATGTTATATGAAGGTGACGAAACTGAGGGATAAAATCATgaatatttgttgtaaatatatacgtaaaataaaatatgtaaacaagcataaacctatttttattaacttaaattataCAACCTTTAACTAgtacaaaaatcaatttgttttttccaTTAATTATGATTTCGATTCCACTGCCAAGGAATAGCTCCttcatcattaaaaaaacaaaaaaattcatcacGAATCTGACCAGCATTTCTTATAAATGTGTTTGAGCCAGTCCTTGATAATTCTCCAAGTGCATTTTCACTCCCCATTTCGTTGCGCCACGTTCCAAAAAAATCGGAAACCTATACCACAATACAATACAATACTCGACTGTACTATGACTGTACTACAAATTATTGTTAGGTTGcccaaaaataaatacccaAACACCCTGCGCAGTTAAATAGATTTCGTGACAGTGTCATTCTCCCTCCTTCAAATCTCCCAATACCCAAATACCCAAATCTCCCTCGCACTAAAGGCACCTTTAGAGTCGAGACGTGGCTAAAGTGTGGGAGTGAAAAGTGGAAAagactaaaaaaaaaagagaaaaataagagAAGAAAGAGTTGTCAatcaacccaaaaaaaaacattatgtGAATACTAGATAGAATTatttactgttttttttttgttttatatttgatttgtgtctaaaagaaaataaactattgtcattaattaattcaaagttttatttgtcttttgtattttgttttttgacaTTCGCCGCTTGATCCTTTCCCCCTTGTCTTTTGACACACTTGACCACGTTAAGAGGCTCCTATAAAGAGTGGATCCGAGGAGAATACCCTTCTCCGAGAATATATGTACTCGGGGGCCTCTTACCATCTCACGCTCGGCGGTGGTAGCATATTTGGTGGCAGCGGGGTGGGATGTGTGTTGAAGACGGGTGGAGATGTATTAACGGTgagatgtatttaaaaatatgggAAATTCGCCTTTAttcgaattaaaattaatcccaACAACAAAGATTTGGTTATGTAAAAATCGgaattattttcattgttattttgtGTCGGTCATTTGACTTAAAATAGAGCttcaaatcttttttttaatgagaTAGAGAGAGAAAGGTAGTATTTTTGCTAGAACAaatttatcatattataaacTCAGATCCAGACGGTCTGAGCTGTTCCAGCGTATCGCACTGTAGAAATCGCGAAATCATCAAGTTGCGAATTACTGTTGATAACGGACCGctttataaaagttttattttgcaTTTACAAATAccatatacattttatttatgttttattcgaactaaaaaccaaaataatgGCTACAAATACAGATGAAAAACCTATCGTAAAAGTTGAAATGCCTGAACTATCATTAGCatctattttaaattcaattgaaAATTTCACTGGTAAAGAAAACGTTAAACATTTCTTTGAACGCGTGGAACAGAGAGCAACTTTAGATAATATTGGAGACGAAGACTTAATTAAAATCGTGCGATGTAGATTAACGGGAGACGCATTCAGTTACTATAAAAGCGAATCAAACTTATCAACAAATGAAATAACATATAAgcaattcaaacaaaaatttattacaaaattttcgaaattgaaAATGCCAGGTCAGGCTCAACTAATTTTGTCGAGATGTGTCGGGGAGAAGGAAGCGCCGTTTAGGCAACCCACCGCTGTGCCGCTGGGCGACGCGTGCGTGAGATATATTCCGTGTGTGTGTTGTTCATATAGCAGATATATATAATAAGCGTAGAGCTGAGCAGTGTTTTTAGAAGtgtatctttattttattaacgatTAATAAAGTCAAAAAAACGAAAGGGAGTGTTTAAAAAGAACCTAACCAACTTGAGCTACGAAAcattggtccttcgagccggattgTTGAAGATTACCTTCAGCAAACGACATGGAACGCGAGGCGTTCGAGAACGGAGAGAAGACAACAAAAGGCGACAACTGTCTAGAACCACGGGGGCGGCACAGTAAGTACCGATCTTCCTAAACTTTCCTAatcctaaataaaaaataaaaaccttcATTCGACGATTAATGTTACTGTTATCATTGTAATGGCGGATCAACTAATTAGAAAACGTGCTGTGTTAAAAGCATCCTTAACACGATTTGCTAACTTCATAGCTAGCGCGGACGAAACACGTGCTACGGAGTTAGAAATACGTTTGGAAAACCACCTAAAGGTACTTTCCGAATACGAAATAATACAAGATCAAATCGAGGAATTAAAGGTCGATGAACCTAATAACGAACGCGAGCGGGTCGAGTTTGAGCATGCGTACTACAAAAACGTCAGCAAAGCTAaagaaatattacaaaaaacggTACAATTATCAGCTAATACGAGCACGTCAACATTTAACAACAACTTTGCCAGTAATTTAGATACAAATAACGTACGTTTGCCAACAATAAATTTACCTGAATTTAACGGTAACTATGAAGATTGGtacaaatttaaagattcctTCAACGCATTGGTTCACGAGAACAATAAGCTCTCTGAagtgcaaaaatttatttatcttgtATCATCTTTGAAAGATGCCGCAGCAGAAGTAATACAATCATTAGAAGTTTCAAGTGAAAATTATCCGGTCACTTTAGAGTTATTAAACGAAAGATTcgaaaacaagaaaatcatTGTTAACAGCCACGTTCGCGGAATTTTCGAGTTGGAAAACGTAATAAAAGATGCACCGAAGTCATTGAGACAATTCTTAGACGGTTTTTTGAAGCATTTTCGAGCGCTAAAAGCTTTAAAATTACCGGTAGAACATTGGGATGTTCCAATGGTCTATTTAAAAAACTCGATAATAACACGCGTCGTTTATGGGAACAATCAGTATCACAGGATATTCCCAATTTAGACGAATTTAcggattttatcaaaaatcgaTGCCAAATTTTGGAAACTATTGCTCAGTCGAATAAAACTTTAGACAAGGACTATTCCAAACCCTACAAACGTGCGATAACAAACGTCACAGCTACGAAAATTAGTTGCGTTCAATGCAAGGCCTCCCATAGCATTTTTCAATGCGAAATTTTCCTTAAGAGGGCTATTATTGATAGAATACGATTAGCAAAGGATTTAAAACTGTGtacaaattgtttaaacttaaaactgtgtacaaattgtttaaacttAAATCATACTGTACAGCAATGCAAATCGAAGCGAAATTGCTTCAAATGTAGTAAGCGACATCACACCTTACTCCATTTGGAAAATGAGAACAGTGAAGCCCCAAGGACAGCCGTTACCTCTCATGCTGTTAACAGAGGAACTTATGTCATTTTATCGACTGCCACGGTCTATATAAAAAACGGAAATGAATTGGTTGAAGCACGTGCACTTATTGACAACGGAAGCGATACCAATTATGTTACGAAGGCATTCACGAGAAAACTGAACGTCACTGAGACAACCATAGACCCAATAACAATAGCCAGTGTGAATGGAGTTACCTCTCAGGTATCCAAACAAACAAACTTGACCGTACAAGCAAAATACACTAGTTATCAAGTGAACCTGCAGTTTTTGATATTGAATCGTATCACTGAAAAAATTCCTACCATAAAGCTAAATGAACAAGATCTAAAAATTCCTAAGGGTGTGAAATTAGCTGATCGAAATTGGCATACACCAGGTGATATCGATTTGCTGATTGGTGCTGAGATTTTCTATGAGCTACTTCTTAATGGGAAGATAACTCTGGGAAGGAACAGTCCTGTATTAAGAGAAACCAGGTTTGGGTGGTTGATAACTGGCCGATTACACCTAGACCGCGAAACAATGAACACTTGCCATTTAAGTGTAAGTAACCCGGTAGACTTGCATAATCAGTTGCAACGATTTTGGAGTTTAGATGAATGTCCTTCTGAACGAGTGCTGTCTTTAGAAGAGGAGTAATGCgaacaaaaatttgttgaatctACCACAAGAGATGAAAATGGACGTTATACGGTGCGATTGCCCTTTAACGAAAAGATGGAACAGTTGGGAAACAACCTAGCAGAAACCTTAAATAGATTCCAAGGCTTGGAGAAAAGATTGGGTCGCAATGCTATTCTGAAGGAAGAATACAAACGGTTTATGGGAGAATATGAAAGGTTGGGGCATATGAGTAGAATTACTAATTTAAATAGTGACAATTAGGAGGAGCTTAAAGGAGAAAATTCGTATTACATTCCCCATCACCCGGTTTTTAAAACATCCAACTCCACAACTAAACTTAGAGTTGTATTCGACGCCTCTTCAAAAACTCCaggtaaattataattaaacgaAACGTTATTGGTAGGACCCACAATACAGAGCGAGTTATTTTCGATATTGTTACGATTTAGAAAACACAAAATAGCTTTGATTGCTGACATCGAGAAAATGTTTCGCCAGGTACGAATTTGTGAGAATCATTGCGATTTTCAGCGCATCCTTTGG
Proteins encoded:
- the LOC139431988 gene encoding uncharacterized protein yields the protein MADQLIRKRAVLKASLTRFANFIASADETRATELEIRLENHLKVLSEYEIIQDQIEELKVDEPNNERERVEFEHAYYKNVSKAKEILQKTVQLSANTSTSTFNNNFASNLDTNNVRLPTINLPEFNGNYEDWYKFKDSFNALVHENNKLSEVQKFIYLVSSLKDAAAEVIQSLEVSSENYPVTLELLNERFENKKIIVNSHVRGIFELENVIKDAPKSLRQFLDGFLKHFRALKALKLPVEHWDVPMVYLKNSIITRVVYGNNQYHRIFPI